One genomic region from Spirosoma sp. KCTC 42546 encodes:
- a CDS encoding isoprenylcysteine carboxylmethyltransferase family protein, which translates to MGYGLLAISWILFGTLHSVTASLWFKHWVITIIGLPKSYYRLAYTGFSLITFLPVLFTLRAAPIDPLFTNWDGSLWVGGLLISAGVLIGLLSFKQYDLAEFIGWPVRHQSAADGSFRQDGLLRLVRHPLYLGILLILIGLLIYQPNWKHLLFDLLAFAYLRIGIHFEEQKLIREFGSQYIQYRQRVPMLIPTF; encoded by the coding sequence ATGGGTTACGGTTTACTGGCAATCAGCTGGATTTTGTTTGGCACACTCCATAGTGTTACGGCAAGCTTGTGGTTCAAACATTGGGTAATAACGATAATTGGGCTCCCCAAATCCTATTACCGACTGGCGTATACTGGTTTTTCTCTGATTACATTTTTGCCTGTTTTATTCACGCTTCGGGCAGCCCCGATTGATCCGCTTTTTACTAATTGGGATGGCTCGCTTTGGGTGGGTGGGCTCCTGATTAGCGCAGGTGTGCTCATTGGGTTGTTGTCGTTTAAACAGTATGATCTTGCCGAATTTATTGGCTGGCCAGTTCGCCATCAGTCGGCAGCAGACGGATCATTTCGGCAAGATGGACTGCTACGCCTTGTCCGCCACCCGCTCTATCTGGGAATACTTCTGATCCTGATTGGCCTGCTTATTTACCAGCCTAACTGGAAGCATCTCCTGTTTGATTTACTGGCGTTCGCTTATCTGCGGATCGGAATTCACTTTGAGGAACAAAAGCTGATTCGGGAATTTGGGAGTCAGTATATACAGTACCGGCAACGGGTTCCCATGCTCATCCCGACGTTTTGA